A segment of the bacterium genome:
AGCTTTCGCGGCTTGTGCCTGCTGGCCGAGTCGGTGCTCAAGGAGGACCCGGCGTCGGGACACTGGTTTGCGTTTATCAATCGTCGGCAAGATCGACTGAAGTTGCTGGGGTGGGACGGGCAGGGCTTTTGGATCTGGTACAAGCGGCTCGAATCGGGAGCCTTCGAGAAGTCCACGGCGGGTCCGAATCGCCGGCAGATGGAGATCGACGTGACCCAGCTGTCGTTGATTATCAACGGCATCGACTTGGGTTCTGCGAAGCGACGACGACGTTATTCAAGAGCCGGCTGACGCGCCCCGAAAAGTTTTTTGAAAAAAGGTCGCCGATGGTCTTGCGCGATCGGCGCAGATGTGCATAATCTCACGCATCGTGGTTGAAGTCATGTCGCTTGTTGACGATGGAAATTCATTTACCGAGAATCGTTCGCGGG
Coding sequences within it:
- the tnpB gene encoding IS66 family insertion sequence element accessory protein TnpB produces the protein MLNFSHQTRVFLFLEPVDMRKSFRGLCLLAESVLKEDPASGHWFAFINRRQDRLKLLGWDGQGFWIWYKRLESGAFEKSTAGPNRRQMEIDVTQLSLIINGIDLGSAKRRRRYSRAG